One Mercurialis annua linkage group LG3, ddMerAnnu1.2, whole genome shotgun sequence DNA window includes the following coding sequences:
- the LOC126671908 gene encoding LOW QUALITY PROTEIN: serine/threonine-protein kinase ATM (The sequence of the model RefSeq protein was modified relative to this genomic sequence to represent the inferred CDS: substituted 1 base at 1 genomic stop codon) — translation MEIYKTPETLEVKYPDGIILETQNPDGKHLEEEEMNLFGLGESFAVEEMNLEVPVEENGEQVVTNGENHEAACVESLNGFDDVEGENLGASFDELVGVDASEVGIEKGPLVNDIMNKTVENKNDAPAVGFDENVVNLGGGESEEVEKSVEDEALKECESLGNNGSVCGRKLEICGGNISLYVDFSGSLSGSRSNMDGSRLLVGEENLREIGDEEAKESIQKFCVGDIVWVKTNNQSWWPGKIYDPLDARKYAVEVDKKNCLLIGYFGFSHITWYFPSQIKPFLENFEQMVEKNKGKSFLGAVEKAANEFGKYLKSEMTCSCILNKYQQSSGDIVIQGDVSSPRCKFGDFGELSFAXFEPLKFLAQIKDLAQGVSKPSILELTVAKNRRSAFYNSTGHGLVSLKQLSESTDDQDAAGGVLMVKSNVGAQDRGQSSEAANGELQSTKLQKKNEDLRNTAKNCEGDIPGRNVIVNDLASNSRKRKKKKHSEVEGYDVSLSESSHKEETGILGSPTTVEKLSELRGRKKSKYLSYPYVNLEHKNLPIETDDCESQKVSSEAEHFRLVSKSGGTRFQKKWLKKFIHNNDMSSRPEMINAPVANFLSELRFTATDCMYSTESKKFDLMEWFFARFRISKYHDESIYEMQCKNMVGRTDEPLLGEDTPEINQTLADIEDEQKKKKNNKKQKNGNSTGSKNKCLHSVSDASINIAAAGTVVKVSCEMGPSTPNGRPGPKKKKKQVTTPTGLPDLNRNGSMTSLSAEISQFMGRTGPEPNEMEKKAISSGVNSRAAEPGNMAVDLQAAGRISINMIPKEITGEDDTASIPTSNGNSTIPGLFSKEYSSFGPVNAETKPRPRKRKRKDKSASVQAPVAAGEPGLDGTPTEASMPAKSASAQATFAAGEPGLDGTPTETGMPAKSASEQATVAAGEPGLDGTPTEMKTASEQATVAAGEPGLDGTPPETKAASEQATVAAGEPGLDGTQTEPGMPAKSVKRKPRKKETRPRRPRKKPFPQIPDINMNYENMEANGEAQGTALMLTFASGVSLPSKEVLLATFCRFGPLKVSEIQLFKNSGTAQVVFLRSSDAAEAARSLENCSPFGATLVNYRLRLLSAAATTQFTEGVKAPTKPYSSMPNPPEAPAKSYSSMPNPTEAPVKSYSSMPNPAEAPPIDFIRHNLEMMTSMLEKAGNNLSPEMRAKLESEIKGLLKKVSSMPSSSS, via the coding sequence ATGGAAATCTATAAAACCCCAGAAACCCTAGAGGTTAAGTACCCTGATGGTATAATCCTGGAAACTCAAAACCCAGATGGCAAGCatctagaagaagaagaaatgaatTTGTTTGGTTTAGGTGAGAGTTTTGCTGTGGAAGAAATGAATTTGGAGGTTCCTGTAGAGGAAAATGGAGAACAGGTTGTTACAAATGGTGAGAATCATGAGGCTGCGTGTGTGGAATCCTTGAACGGATTTGATGATGTTGAAGGAGAGAATTTGGGTGCCAGTTTCGATGAATTGGTTGGTGTTGACGCGAGTGAAGTTGGAATCGAGAAGGGTCCTTTGGTGAATGATATAATGAATAAGACAGTTGAGAACAAAAATGATGCCCCAGCTGTGGGGTTTGATGAGAATGTAGTTAATTTGGGTGGTGGTGAGAGTGAGGAAGTTGAAAAAAGTGTGGAAGATGAGGCTTTAAAGGAGTGTGAATCATTGGGAAATAATGGCAGTGTGTGTGGTAGGAAGTTAGAGATCTGTGGAGGCAATATATCACTCTATGTTGATTTTTCGGGTTCTCTAAGCGGGAGTCGCAGCAATATGGACGGTTCTAGGTTGTTGGTAGGTGAAGAGAATCTTAGAGAAATTGGTGATGAGGAAGCGAAAGAGTCTATTCAAAAGTTTTGTGTGGGCGACATTGTGTGGGTTAAAACCAATAATCAGTCTTGGTGGCCAGGAAAGATTTATGATCCACTAGATGCAAGAAAATATGCAGTGGAGGTCGACAAGAAGAACTGTCTGCTTATCGGGTATTTTGGCTTCAGCCACATTACTTGGTATTTTCCATCCCAAATAAAACCTTTCCTTGAAAACTTTGAACAGATGGTTGAGAAAAACAAGGGCAAAAGCTTCCTGGGCGCAGTAGAGAAGGCAGCAAATGAGTTTGGTAAGTATCTGAAATCCGAGATGACTTGCTCCTGTATTCTCAATAAGTATCAGCAATCATCTGGTGACATTGTAATTCAAGGAGATGTTTCTTCACCGAGGTGCAAATTTGGTGATTTTGGTGAATTATCATTTGCTTAGTTTGAACCGTTGAAGTTTCTAGCACAAATTAAAGACCTTGCGCAGGGTGTTTCCAAGCCTAGCATCCTTGAGTTAACTGTAGCAAAGAATCGTCGGTCGGCGTTTTATAATTCCACAGGACATGGCCTAGTGTCTCTGAAACAACTTTCAGAATCAACTGATGACCAAGATGCTGCTGGGGGTGTTTTAATGGTGAAAAGCAACGTTGGTGCTCAAGATAGAGGTCAAAGTTCAGAAGCTGCCAATGGGGAATTGCAAAGCACTAAATTgcaaaagaaaaatgaagacCTGCGCAATACGGCAAAGAATTGTGAAGGTGATATTCCTGGAAGAAATGTTATCGTAAATGACCTGGCATCAAATTCTcggaagagaaagaaaaagaagcatTCTGAAGTCGAAGGCTATGATGTCAGTCTTTCAGAATCTTCTCATAAGGAGGAAACCGGCATTTTGGGATCTCCAACGACAGTGGAGAAGCTGTCAGAGTTGAGGGGAAGGAAGAAGAGCAAGTATCTGTCATATCCCTATGTGAACTTGGAGCACAAAAACTTGCCAATTGAAACAGATGACTGTGAGTCTCAAAAAGTTTCTTCAGAGGCAGAACATTTTCGATTAGTTTCTAAATCTGGTGGTACGAGGTTTCAGaagaaatggctaaaaaagttcATACACAATAACGATATGTCTAGTCGGCCGGAGATGATAAATGCACCCGTGGCCAATTTCCTTTCGGAACTGCGTTTCACAGCTACAGATTGCATGTATTCAACTGAaagtaaaaaatttgatttgatgGAGTGGTTCTTTGCAAGGTTTAGAATATCGAAATATCATGACGAAAGTATTTATGAGATGCAGTGCAAGAACATGGTTGGTAGAACTGATGAGCCACTTCTGGGAGAGGATACGCCGGAGATAAACCAGACTTTAGCAGATATTGAGGAtgagcagaagaagaagaaaaacaacaagaaacagaaaaatGGAAACTCAACTGGGTCAAAAAACAAATGTCTTCACAGTGTATCAGATGCGAGTATAAATATTGCTGCAGCTGGTACAGTTGTAAAAGTTTCCTGTGAAATGGGCCCTTCTACACCTAATGGAAGACCTGGaccaaagaagaaaaagaagcaaGTAACAACTCCTACAGGTTTACCAGACTTGAATAGAAATGGAAGTATGACTAGTTTGTCGGCTGAAATTTCTCAGTTTATGGGCCGTACTGGACCTGAGCCGAATGAGATGGAGAAGAAAGCAATCTCTTCTGGTGTAAATTCAAGAGCTGCAGAACCTGGCAATATGGCGGTAGATTTACAGGCAGCAGGTCGAATTTCGATAAATATGATACCCAAAGAAATTACAGGGGAGGATGATACTGCTAGTATACCAACTTCAAATGGAAATAGTACAATTCCGGGCCTCTTTTCAAAAGAATATTCATCTTTTGGACCTGTCAATGCTGAAACCAAGCCCAGGCCgcgaaaaagaaaaagaaaggacAAATCAGCTTCTGTGCAGGCTCCAGTTGCTGCTGGTGAGCCTGGTTTAGATGGTACTCCCACTGAAGCTAGCATGCCGGCCAAATCAGCTTCTGCGCAGGCGACATTTGCTGCTGGTGAACCTGGTTTAGACGGTACTCCGACTGAAACTGGCATGCCGGCCAAATCAGCTTCTGAACAGGCTACAGTTGCTGCTGGTGAACCTGGTTTAGATGGTACTCCGACTGAAATGAAAACAGCTTCTGAGCAGGCTACAGTTGCTGCTGGTGAACCTGGTTTAGATGGTACTCCTCCTGAAACTAAAGCAGCTTCTGAGCAGGCCACAGTTGCTGCTGGGGAACCTGGTTTAGATGGTACTCAGACTGAACCTGGCATGCCGGCCAAATCAGTAAAAAGGAaaccaagaaaaaaagaaactAGGCCACGACGACCGAGAAAGAAACCATTTCCGCAAATACCAGATATAAACATGAATTATGAAAATATGGAGGCAAATGGAGAAGCTCAAGGGACTGCTCTGATGTTGACATTTGCTTCAGGAGTTTCTTTGCCTTCAAAAGAAGTTCTCCTTGCAACATTTTGCAGATTTGGACCCTTAAAGGTATCAGAAATACAGTTGTTCAAAAATTCTGGTACTGCTCAAGTTGTTTTCTTGAGGAGTAGTGATGCTGCAGAAGCAGCGAGAAGTCTAGAGAATTGCAGTCCGTTCGGGGCAACTCTTGTTAATTACCGACTTCGTCTTCTTTCAGCTGCCGCAACCACTCAGTTTACAGAAGGGGTCAAAGCGCCTACGAAGCCTTACAGCTCAATGCCAAACCCGCCTGAGGCGCCTGCAAAGTCTTACAGCTCAATGCCTAACCCGACTGAGGCGCCTGTGAAGTCTTACAGCTCGATGCCAAATCCCGCTGAGGCGCCTCCCATTGACTTCATAAGGCACAATCTAGAGATGATGACATCGATGCTTGAGAAGGCTGGAAATAATCTATCTCCAGAAATGAGAGCCAAACTGGAAAGTGAGATCAAAGGGCTCCTCAAAAAAGTGAGTTCCATGCCTAGTTCCTCCTCGTAA
- the LOC126673057 gene encoding putative pentatricopeptide repeat-containing protein At1g03510: protein MNYSSNYSRLLSYTKQLTSKVNKGLHNEALSLFYHMQTSLALTLDAHVFPLVLKSCSANRRPELGTSVHAQLVKMGFLSNPFVASALVDMHGKCVSVYCARKLFDEIPQRNVVVWNAMISLYTHSNRVHDALDMFNLMDCEPNVSTFNALLSGLSGVEDGSIKAIAFYWKMRELGLEPNFITLLALLPACVGVANLNLIKEIHGYSIRNDTDPHNPQLRSGLVEAYGRCGCLTNASNVFRGMKEKDVVAWSSLISAYALHGEARNALETFRQMEMAKILPDDITFLAVLKACSHAGLADEALNYFTKMREGYGLEASSDHYSCLVDVLSRAGRLYEAYKVIQEMPVKATAKAWGAILGACRTYGEVELAEIAGRALFEIEPHNPANYVLLARIYASMGRYEEAERTRREMKEMGVKVAPGSSWVV from the coding sequence ATGAACTACTCATCAAATTACTCACGCTTGCTTTCTTACACAAAGCAATTAACTTCTAAGGTAAACAAAGGCCTTCATAATGAAGCTCTGTCTCTCTTTTATCACATGCAAACTTCACTTGCTCTCACTCTCGACGCGCATGTCTTCCCTCTCGTTCTCAAGTCTTGCTCTGCTAACCGCCGCCCTGAACTGGGAACTTCTGTGCATGCCCAGCTTGTCAAAATGGGGTTCCTATCAAACCCATTTGTTGCCAGTGCTCTCGTCGACATGCATGGGAAATGCGTGTCGGTTTATTGTGCACGTAAACTGTTTGATGAAATTCCTCAGAGAAATGTTGTAGTTTGGAATGCTATGATTTCTCTTTATACACATTCTAATCGTGTTCATGATGCTTTGGATATGTTCAATTTGATGGATTGCGAGCCTAATGTGTCTACTTTTAATGCGTTGTTATCGGGTTTGTCGGGTGTGGAAGACGGGTCGATAAAGGCTATTGCTTTTTACTGGAAAATGAGGGAGTTAGGTTTGGAGCCTAATTTTATTACACTTCTTGCTTTGTTACCTGCTTGTGTAGGTGTTgcaaatttgaatttgattaaaGAAATTCATGGGTATTCGATAAGGAACGACACTGATCCGCATAATCCCCAGCTGAGAAGTGGCCTTGTAGAGGCTTATGGGAGATGTGGGTGTCTTACTAACGCAAGCAATGTGTTTCGTGGGATGAAAGAAAAAGATGTAGTTGCGTGGAGTAGTTTGATATCAGCTTATGCACTTCATGGTGAAGCAAGAAACGCGCTCGAAACATTTCGCCAGATGGAAATGGCGAAAATACTGCCCGACGACATTACTTTTCTAGCAGTTTTGAAGGCTTGTAGTCATGCAGGATTAGCCGATGAGGCATTGAATTACTTCACCAAAATGCGAGAAGGTTACGGTCTGGAAGCGAGCAGTGATCATTATTCTTGTTTAGTAGATGTTTTGAGTAGAGCAGGGAGGCTGTATGAAGCATATAAGGTCATACAAGAAATGCCGGTGAAGGCGACTGCGAAAGCTTGGGGAGCAATTCTTGGCGCTTGCAGAACTTATGGAGAAGTGGAGTTAGCTGAGATTGCAGGACGAGCTTTGTTTGAGATAGAACCGCATAATCCTGCTAACTATGTTTTGTTGGCTAGAATTTATGCTAGTATGGGGAGATATGAGGAAGCTGAGAGAACCAGAAGAGAAATGAAAGAGATGGGAGTGAAGGTGGCTCCTGGTTCTAGTTGGGTGGTATAA
- the LOC126673056 gene encoding pantothenate kinase 2 isoform X1 translates to MMSGLKEDQLLGINDIIEVSEDNKLREEGGLSDREMAHPTANSIHRSGSRPQLDLSKAAIQGNSEDRDPTILLPNQSDDISHLALDIGGSLIKLVYFSRHEDRSIHDKDKKTIKDRLGIPNFNRRSYPVLGGRLHFVKFETCKINECLDFISSKQLHRGGIDSRGWLSESPPNGNAVIKATGGGAYKYADLFKERLGVSLDKEDEMDCLVAGANFLLKAIRHEAFTHMEGQKEFFQIDQNDLFPYLLVNVGSGVSMIKVDGDGKFERVSGTNVGGGTYWGLGRLLTKCKSFDELLELSQRGDNRTIDMLVGDIYGGLDYNKIGLSASTIASSFGKTISENKELEDCKPEDISLSLLRMISYNIGQISYLNALRFGLKRIFFGGFFIRGHAYTMDTISFAVHFWSKGEAQAMFLRHEGFLGALGAFMSYEKHGLDDLMVHQLVERFPMGAPYTGGKIHGPPLGDLNEKISWMQKFVLKGTEITAPVPMAPPGTTGLGGFEVPSSKGGTLRSDASALNVGVLHLVPTLEVFPLLSDPKAYEPNTIDLADHNELEYWFKVLSDHLPDLVDKAVASEGGTDDAKRRGDAFARAFSAHLARLMEEPAAYGKLGLANLLELREECLREFQFVDAYRSIKQRENEASLAVFADLLMELDGMTEETRLLTLIEGVLAANIFDWGSRACVDLYHKGTIIEIYRMSRNKMQRPWRVDDFDLFKERMLGSGPEKPRPHKRALLFVDNSGADIVLGMLPLARELLRRGTEVVLVANSLPALNDVTAMEVPDIVAEAAKHCDILRRAAEAGGLLVDAMITTSDSLKENSSSVPLMVVENGCGSPCIDLRQVSSELAAAAKDADLIILEGMGRSLHTNFNARFKCDALKLAMVKNQRLAEKLVKGNIYDCVCRYEPAS, encoded by the exons ATGATGTCTGGTTTAAAAGAGGACCAACTTCTTGGAATTAACGATATAATAGAAGTGAGTGAAGACAACAAATTGAGAGAGGAGGGTGGGCTAAGTGACAGAGAGATGGCTCATCCTACTGCTAATTCAATCCACAGGTCTGGTTCTAGACCCCAATTAGACCTTAGCAAAGCTGCAATTCAAGGCAATTCTGAAGACAGGGATCCTACTATTCTTTTGCCTAATCAATCTGATGATATTTCTCACTTGGCTCTTGATATTGGAG GATCTCTAATCAAGTTGGTGTATTTTTCAAGACATGAAGATCGATCCATTCATGATAAGGACAAGAAGACAATCAAGGATAGACTGGGGATTCCTAATTTTAATAGGAGAAGTTACCCTGTTCTTGGTGGGAGGCTtcattttgtaaagtttgaaacTTGCAAGATTAATgaatgcttggattttatttcatCAAAACAGCTTCACCGTGGTG GGATCGATTCGCGTGGTTGGCTGTCTGAATCTCCGCCAAATGGAAATGCTGTAATTAAG GCTACAGGTGGTGGCGCATACAAGTATGCGGACCTTTTCAAAGAAAGGCTAGGGGTTAGTCTTGACAAAGAGGATGAGATGGACTGCCTTGTTGCAGGAGCAAATTTTTTGCTTAAG GCTATTCGCCATGAAGCTTTTACACACATGGAAGGTCAGAAAGAATTTTTTCAGATTGACCAGAATGATTTGTTTCCTTATCTCCTCGTTAACGTTGGATCTGGTGTTAGTATGATCAAG GTTGACGGGGATGGGAAGTTTGAGCGGGTTAGTGGGACAAATGTTGGTGGTGGTACTTACTGGGGATTGGGAAGGCTGTTAACCAAATGCAAGAG TTTTGATGAGTTGCTAGAGCTTAGTCAAAGAGGAGATAATAGGACGATCGACATGCTTGTTGGTGATATTTATGGTGGTCTGGATTACAATAAG ATTGGTCTTTCGGCATCGACCATTGCTTCTAGTTTTGGCAAGACTATATCTGAAAACAAGGAACTTGAAGACTGTAAACCAGAAGATATTTCATTGTCCCTCTTGCGAATGATTTCATACAACATCGGGCAG ATTTCCTACTTGAATGCACTTAGATTTGGGCTTAAACGAATATTTTTTGGAGGGTTTTTCATAAGAGGCCATGCTTATACCATGGACACAATCTCCTTTGCTGTTCATTTCTG GTCAAAAGGAGAGGCGCAAGCAATGTTTCTGCGGCATGAAGGCTTTTTGGGTGCCTTAGGAGCATTTATGAGTTATGAAAAGCATGGTCTGGATGATTTGATGGTGCACCAGTTGGTCGAAAGGTTTCCAATGGGTGCTCCATATACTGGTGGAAAGATTCATGGGCCTCCACTTGGAGACTTAAATGAAAAG ATTTCGTGGATGCAAAAGTTTGTGCTGAAGGGAACTGAGATTACAGCACCTGTACCTATGGCTCCACCTGGAACCACTGGACTTGGTGGCTTTGAGGTTCCCTCATCCAAAGGTGGTACACTCCGTTCTGATGCGAGTGCACTAAATGTTGGTGTTCTCCATCTTGTACCAACATTAGAGGTGTTTCCTCTGTTGTCAGACCCAAAAGC GTATGAACCAAACACTATTGACCTCGCAGATCATAATGAATTAGA GTATTGGTTCAAGGTGTTGTCTGACCATCTGCCGGATCTTGTTGATAAG GCGGTGGCTAGTGAAGGCGGAACTGATGATGCCAAAAGAAGGGGTGATGCTTTTGCTCGCGCATTTTCTGCTCACCTGGCAAG GCTGATGGAAGAACCTGCTGCATATGGGAAACTAGGTTTGGCCAATCTCTTGGAACTGAGAGAAGAGTGTTTGAGAGAGTTCCAGTTTGTTGATGCCTATAGAAGCATAAAACAGAG GGAAAATGAGGCATCACTAGCTGTCTTTGCTGACTTATTGATGGAGCTTGATGGTATGACAGAG GAGACAAGATTGCTCACCTTAATCGAGGGTGTTCTAGCTGCAAATATATTTGACTGGGGTTCCCGTGCTTGTGTGGACCTGTACCACAAAGGAACAATTATTGAAATTTATAGAATGAGTCGTAACAAAATGCAAAGACCCTGGCGG GTGGACGATTTTGACCTATTCAAAGAGAGGATGCTGGGTTCTGGACCTGAGAAGCCCAGACCACATAAAAGAGCTTTACTCTTTGTGGACAACTCAGGTGCTGACATTGTTCTAGGTATGCTTCCCCTAGCACGGGAACTCCTCCGACGTGGAACTGAG GTTGTTCTGGTTGCAAATTCACTTCCAGCACTGAATGATGTGACTGCTATGGAGGTTCCTGATATTGTTGCGGAGGCTGCAAAG CACTGTGACATTCTCCGCAGAGCTGCTGAAGCAGGAGGTCTACTCGTGGATGCAATGATCACCACTTCAGATAGTTTAAAAGAAAACTCATCTTCCGTTCCCTTGATGGTTGTCGAAAATGGATGTGGAAGTCCGTGCATAGATTTGAGACAGGTCAGCTCTGAGCTTGCTGCTGCAGCAAAGGATGCTGATTTG ATTATCTTAGAAGGAATGGGCAGATCTCTCCATACCAACTTCAATGCTCGGTTTAAGTGCGACGCCCTGAAG TTAGCAATGGTGAAAAATCAGAGATTGGCAGAAAAATTGGTTAAAGGAAATATATACGACTGCGTCTGCAGATATGAACCAGCTAGCTGA
- the LOC126673056 gene encoding pantothenate kinase 2 isoform X2, producing MLGFYFIKTASPWCLLLVNFLWIGIDSRGWLSESPPNGNAVIKATGGGAYKYADLFKERLGVSLDKEDEMDCLVAGANFLLKAIRHEAFTHMEGQKEFFQIDQNDLFPYLLVNVGSGVSMIKVDGDGKFERVSGTNVGGGTYWGLGRLLTKCKSFDELLELSQRGDNRTIDMLVGDIYGGLDYNKIGLSASTIASSFGKTISENKELEDCKPEDISLSLLRMISYNIGQISYLNALRFGLKRIFFGGFFIRGHAYTMDTISFAVHFWSKGEAQAMFLRHEGFLGALGAFMSYEKHGLDDLMVHQLVERFPMGAPYTGGKIHGPPLGDLNEKISWMQKFVLKGTEITAPVPMAPPGTTGLGGFEVPSSKGGTLRSDASALNVGVLHLVPTLEVFPLLSDPKAYEPNTIDLADHNELEYWFKVLSDHLPDLVDKAVASEGGTDDAKRRGDAFARAFSAHLARLMEEPAAYGKLGLANLLELREECLREFQFVDAYRSIKQRENEASLAVFADLLMELDGMTEETRLLTLIEGVLAANIFDWGSRACVDLYHKGTIIEIYRMSRNKMQRPWRVDDFDLFKERMLGSGPEKPRPHKRALLFVDNSGADIVLGMLPLARELLRRGTEVVLVANSLPALNDVTAMEVPDIVAEAAKHCDILRRAAEAGGLLVDAMITTSDSLKENSSSVPLMVVENGCGSPCIDLRQVSSELAAAAKDADLIILEGMGRSLHTNFNARFKCDALKLAMVKNQRLAEKLVKGNIYDCVCRYEPAS from the exons atgcttggattttatttcatCAAAACAGCTTCACCGTGGTG CTTATTGTTGGTAAATTTTTTGTGGATAGGGATCGATTCGCGTGGTTGGCTGTCTGAATCTCCGCCAAATGGAAATGCTGTAATTAAG GCTACAGGTGGTGGCGCATACAAGTATGCGGACCTTTTCAAAGAAAGGCTAGGGGTTAGTCTTGACAAAGAGGATGAGATGGACTGCCTTGTTGCAGGAGCAAATTTTTTGCTTAAG GCTATTCGCCATGAAGCTTTTACACACATGGAAGGTCAGAAAGAATTTTTTCAGATTGACCAGAATGATTTGTTTCCTTATCTCCTCGTTAACGTTGGATCTGGTGTTAGTATGATCAAG GTTGACGGGGATGGGAAGTTTGAGCGGGTTAGTGGGACAAATGTTGGTGGTGGTACTTACTGGGGATTGGGAAGGCTGTTAACCAAATGCAAGAG TTTTGATGAGTTGCTAGAGCTTAGTCAAAGAGGAGATAATAGGACGATCGACATGCTTGTTGGTGATATTTATGGTGGTCTGGATTACAATAAG ATTGGTCTTTCGGCATCGACCATTGCTTCTAGTTTTGGCAAGACTATATCTGAAAACAAGGAACTTGAAGACTGTAAACCAGAAGATATTTCATTGTCCCTCTTGCGAATGATTTCATACAACATCGGGCAG ATTTCCTACTTGAATGCACTTAGATTTGGGCTTAAACGAATATTTTTTGGAGGGTTTTTCATAAGAGGCCATGCTTATACCATGGACACAATCTCCTTTGCTGTTCATTTCTG GTCAAAAGGAGAGGCGCAAGCAATGTTTCTGCGGCATGAAGGCTTTTTGGGTGCCTTAGGAGCATTTATGAGTTATGAAAAGCATGGTCTGGATGATTTGATGGTGCACCAGTTGGTCGAAAGGTTTCCAATGGGTGCTCCATATACTGGTGGAAAGATTCATGGGCCTCCACTTGGAGACTTAAATGAAAAG ATTTCGTGGATGCAAAAGTTTGTGCTGAAGGGAACTGAGATTACAGCACCTGTACCTATGGCTCCACCTGGAACCACTGGACTTGGTGGCTTTGAGGTTCCCTCATCCAAAGGTGGTACACTCCGTTCTGATGCGAGTGCACTAAATGTTGGTGTTCTCCATCTTGTACCAACATTAGAGGTGTTTCCTCTGTTGTCAGACCCAAAAGC GTATGAACCAAACACTATTGACCTCGCAGATCATAATGAATTAGA GTATTGGTTCAAGGTGTTGTCTGACCATCTGCCGGATCTTGTTGATAAG GCGGTGGCTAGTGAAGGCGGAACTGATGATGCCAAAAGAAGGGGTGATGCTTTTGCTCGCGCATTTTCTGCTCACCTGGCAAG GCTGATGGAAGAACCTGCTGCATATGGGAAACTAGGTTTGGCCAATCTCTTGGAACTGAGAGAAGAGTGTTTGAGAGAGTTCCAGTTTGTTGATGCCTATAGAAGCATAAAACAGAG GGAAAATGAGGCATCACTAGCTGTCTTTGCTGACTTATTGATGGAGCTTGATGGTATGACAGAG GAGACAAGATTGCTCACCTTAATCGAGGGTGTTCTAGCTGCAAATATATTTGACTGGGGTTCCCGTGCTTGTGTGGACCTGTACCACAAAGGAACAATTATTGAAATTTATAGAATGAGTCGTAACAAAATGCAAAGACCCTGGCGG GTGGACGATTTTGACCTATTCAAAGAGAGGATGCTGGGTTCTGGACCTGAGAAGCCCAGACCACATAAAAGAGCTTTACTCTTTGTGGACAACTCAGGTGCTGACATTGTTCTAGGTATGCTTCCCCTAGCACGGGAACTCCTCCGACGTGGAACTGAG GTTGTTCTGGTTGCAAATTCACTTCCAGCACTGAATGATGTGACTGCTATGGAGGTTCCTGATATTGTTGCGGAGGCTGCAAAG CACTGTGACATTCTCCGCAGAGCTGCTGAAGCAGGAGGTCTACTCGTGGATGCAATGATCACCACTTCAGATAGTTTAAAAGAAAACTCATCTTCCGTTCCCTTGATGGTTGTCGAAAATGGATGTGGAAGTCCGTGCATAGATTTGAGACAGGTCAGCTCTGAGCTTGCTGCTGCAGCAAAGGATGCTGATTTG ATTATCTTAGAAGGAATGGGCAGATCTCTCCATACCAACTTCAATGCTCGGTTTAAGTGCGACGCCCTGAAG TTAGCAATGGTGAAAAATCAGAGATTGGCAGAAAAATTGGTTAAAGGAAATATATACGACTGCGTCTGCAGATATGAACCAGCTAGCTGA
- the LOC126674953 gene encoding iron-sulfur cluster assembly protein 1-like, translating to MLRLASKKLLGQVSPARPAQILPRFYHENVIDHFNNPRNVGSFDKSDPAVGTGLVGAPACGDVMKLQIRVDEKTGEIVDARFKTFGCGSAIASSSVATEWVKGKQMEEVLTIKNTEIAKHLSLPPVKLHCSMLAEDAIKAAVKDYQTKREKLNGSSDATSAEQAAQA from the exons ATGTTGAGATTGGCGTCAAAGAAATTATTAGGCCAGGTATCACCGGCGCGGCCAGCGCAGATCCTGCCACGTTTCTACCACGAGAACGTGATAGACCACTTCAATAACCCTAGAAATGTCGGGTCGTTCGATAAAAGCGATCCGGCGGTGGGAACAGGGCTTGTCGGCGCACCTGCTTGTGGAGATGTTATGAAGCTGCAGATTAGGGTTGATGAGAAGACCGGTGAGATTGTTGATGCTAGGTTTAAGACCTTCGGTTGTGGCTCTGCTATTGCGTCGTCTTCTGTCG CTACTGAATGGGTGAAAGGGAAACAAATGGAGGAAGTGCTTACCATTAAAAACAC GGAGATCGCAAAGCATCTTTCTCTCCCACCAGTGAAGCTACACTGCAGCATGCTTGCTGAGGATGCTATCAAGGCAGCTGTAAAGGATTACCAGACAAAACGCGAAAAATTAAATGGTAGCTCAGATGCTACATCTGCCGAACAAGCTGCTCAAGCTTGA